The following are encoded in a window of Amaranthus tricolor cultivar Red isolate AtriRed21 chromosome 2, ASM2621246v1, whole genome shotgun sequence genomic DNA:
- the LOC130806749 gene encoding cyclin-dependent kinases regulatory subunit 1 gives MVQIQYSEKYVDDTYEYRHVVLPAEVAKLLPKNRLLSENEWRAIGVQQSRGWVHYAIHRPEPHIMLFRRPLNYQQQQQ, from the exons ATGGTTCAGATTCAGTACTCCGAAAAGTACGTCGACGATACTTATGAGTACag GCATGTTGTTCTTCCAGCTGAAGTTGCCAAACTTCTCCCAAAGAACCGCCTTCTTtctgag AATGAATGGCGTGCAATTGGAGTTCAGCAGAGTCGTGGTTGGGTGCACTATGCCATCCACCGCCCTGAGCCACACATTATGTTGTTCAGGAGGCCACTCAACTACCAGCAGCAGCAACAGTAG
- the LOC130806853 gene encoding uncharacterized protein LOC130806853 has translation MSRRRNAIVAAGLIAFAAAGLAFPFYMASSSKKQPVIDSSKPLPPQATFRGPYINTGSRDVGPDDHISPKK, from the exons ATGTCTCGAAGGCGTAACGCAATTGTAGCTGCAGGATTAATAGCTTTTGCTGCAGCTGGCTTGGCGTTTCCTTTTTACATGGC atCCTCGTCAAAGAAGCAACCTGTCATCGATTCATCAAAGCCCTTGCCACCCCAAGCTACCTTCCGAGGACCATATATAAATACTGGTTCACGCGATGTTGGACCTGACGATCACATTTCTCCGAAGAAGTGA